One genomic window of Medicago truncatula cultivar Jemalong A17 chromosome 1, MtrunA17r5.0-ANR, whole genome shotgun sequence includes the following:
- the LOC25482002 gene encoding putative uncharacterized protein DDB_G0274535 codes for MDKESHNNHDSSNNIASLRDDNRDKNEGGDGSSSLLLRASSDGFRQSSTSDLVLQWGNRKRLRCMKVQVKQDSLNPVQRTTVRVDRRVIRTEKDTSNRFGTSHTDNNIVNGHSHNNQNQSNGYPSLRQRAPSPQQPPPRILRNTEGSGAMRGTQTNGPERGGHEKRGTHTHHNEHNNNNNKSAASSDNALDGKKGGGSSSGSGDATPAVWPPKFVIALTNKEKEEDFMAIKGSKLPQRPKKRAKLIQRTLNLVSPGTWLSDLTLERYEVREKKITKKRPRGLKAMGNMDSDSE; via the exons ATGGATAAGGAATCACATAACAACCATGACAGCAGCAACAACATTGCTAGCTTAAGAGATGATAATAGAGACAAAAATGAAGGAGGGGATGGGTCTAGTTCCTTGTTATTGAGGGCTAGCTCAGATGGATTCAGACAATCATCCACGTCAGATTTGGTGTTACAATGGGGGAACAGGAAGCGATTAAGGTGCATGAAGGTACAAGTTAAACAAGATTCTTTAAACCCGGTTCAAAGGACAACGGTTCGAGTGGACCGGAGGGTTATTAGAACCGAGAAAGATACTTCAAACCGGTTTGGAACATCCCACACTGATAATAACATTGTGAATGGTCATAGtcataataatcaaaatcagaGTAACGGGTATCCTAGTCTTCGTCAACGTGCCCCTTCTCCACAGCAACCTCCTCCAAGGATTCTCAG GAACACAGAAGGTTCAGGTGCTATGAGAGGAACACAAACCAACGGACCAGAGAGGGGTGGGCATGAAAAAAGAGGGACCCACACCCATCACAATGAacacaataacaacaataacaaatctgCAGCTTCATCTGATAACGCTTTGGATGGGAAGAAAGGTGGAGGGTCATCTTCTGGTAGTGGTGATGCTACCCCTGCGGTGTGGCCACCAAAGTTTGTGATTGCCTTGACTAAcaaggagaaagaagaagatttTATGGCTATTAAGGGTTCTAAGCTGCCTCAAAGACCTAAGAAGAGAGCCAAATTGATACAACGTACCCTCAAT CTTGTAAGTCCAGGTACATGGCTATCCGATCTTACCTTGGAACGATATGAAGTTAGGgagaagaaaataaccaaaaag AGACCAAGAGGCTTAAAAGCAATGGGTAACATGGACTCAGACTCTGAATAG